agcaggaacAAAAACAAGATCAAGGGCAAGAAATAATAGCTCCATcaacaccaccaccaccagcaacaacagaagaaGTAGTAGAGCAGGATGCATCGCTGCTCAGCGAGATTGAACAACAAGCTCAGGTGATTGTCGAGAAAATCACAGAGCAGGCAGCAGATTTTGTCACAGAGCAAGTGAAACAAGATGTGCCTCCCTTGATTGATGCCGAAGTCGAACCCATTGAGAAAGTGAGCGAAGAGCAAAGAATCAGTCCTGTTCCTGTTGCAAGAATTGTCACCGACGttgatgaagatgatgatacGAACGAAAAGGATGTTGATACTAACAAGACGGTAGATGACATTGTTGAGCCCCCGGTCGAAGAAATTGCTTCACAGCCAGATGTGCTCATCCAGAGTCTGACTGCTGCCGTCGATGAGCTCTGTTTGCAGGATAACGTTGAAGAGAAGGCCCTAGATGAGACGCCGGCGCAGAATGAGGAAAAGCAAACAGATAGCGATAATAAGATTGCGAATGAAACCGATATCAATTCCGAATCCGATACAGACATAACTAGCTTAACAAAAGAGATTCAGAGTCCAAAGCTGTTGATTGAAGCTGCTGCTCATTACGAGGTGAATAACAACTCCGAACTCGGTTGAATTTGACTTCACCACACCACACTTACCACTACTCCATAATAGATACATTCGTAACTCAACTCGTAACGAATCTTAACACTCGTCTCGCTCGTTCGCTCTGCTCAACAAATCACTTTGTGTGCCACAATAATTCTAACTATCTCCTGCATTTgggctctctctcgctctccccctctctctttgACTGTCACTCATTCTCTCATCATTGTTTTTCCGTATCATTGCTGTATCTTGCTCTCTTTGCTCTCTTTGCTTTCctaaaaatgcatttgtagCTGCTGCTTAACAAAGCAGTGCGCCAAGCAGTTCAAACAAGCAGTAGTCTATCCAGTATTCTGTTACAGTTGCAGTTTATGTTAATGTTAACATTAATAGTATTCTAATGGTTAGGTTCTGTATTGCTTGCATTTGATGTTACAATTTCTGCATGATCTATTTATTACATTGTAAAAGGAATGAATTATATAAAtctaattttttaattttactaaacaatcaaaaaaaacTAGGTGCTAGACTGTAAAAAGTCGTATTGAATTGTTCTTGTGTGTTCGTCTGTCGTTCATAATTGCACTTTGTATTAACAAATCGCAGGCTGGCGCCTAACTTTCTAACTATCTCCTCCATCCATCCTACCTTCATTCATTCTAATACTGCATCACtacactcaacacacacacacttacaagtacacaaacaaacacatcacacaacacaacacgcACACttacaacacaaacaaaagcacCAGCAACCTAATGTACACTCCAGCTACCCGATCTAACAACTCTGTTTGGCCGCAGTAAACGCATTTAAACTCAGACTATACAACTGTACcctatttattaataatgaaaagaaaatgaagtTCAAGTCATTGAAGATACTACATCAAAAATTTCCATtcctagtttttttttttttgtataattaatttttgatatatttttgttgttatctgTAACGAATCTTTTCCcccatatttttaaatcttttattgttgttgttgtgctttaaGTTGCTTATCCGTTTTTCGCTATGTGTTCATGCTCCCACCAAATCGACATTATTTGTGATATTTTTAAGCATTGTATATTATTGAACTAATGAACgctcatatattttttgttttaggaAACTGCCAAGGACATCAAGGAGAAAAACGCCGCGGCAGATGTTTCAACACAGGACCTGCCCGTGACATGcgaataatactaataattattatatatattacatattattaaaaacaaaagaaacaaaacaaaaaaaaatacaaaaatcagaaaaaaatacaaaaacaaataagaaaacgCAACGTAAAACCAACAATTAAAAGATAAACacgagagcaaaaaaaagcaaaatacatttttaacatttacatattttaatcatttttgtaCGAATTTCATATCCCTAATCCAAGATTACATGAGCAAATAttcaagaagaagaaaatgacAGAATATacaaatcacacacacacacattgattaacaacaacaacaacgtcgtcTCACCACCACCAACGAACACCACACACACTATTACCACCTCGATCACCTACCGAAAGTCGAGGAAATCGATTTTCCCCGCATGTGATGCTGATGATGGTCCAACCGAATTTGATGATGGCGCAATTTTTCAATCTTGACATTTGCAAAGAGATCATTtccatttacacacacacacacatacatatgtatactcGTATAATCCATCAACACGCATTTATATACATTACACTACATTCGATATACACCACACaactacacatacacacacacaaacacacactcacgcatacATACCATTGTCATATTGATGATCATGATAAACGAAAGAAAGAATTCATCAATACAATGATGAACgaattttttgaataatttctaCTATACATTTAACTGTAAGTTCTAAGAAATTTGTAAAGAATTTTTTGACGAAATATtggataaatatatattataaaatataaaacccAGCCATCGCTCGACTGAACTGAACTTGAGCTTCGATATAGTGGAATGAATGAGAATAATAATCAATGGTTTGATACACAAACAAGGGGAAGTCCACAAAACTGTcctacaataaaacaaataaaaaacaaaaaaaaaagcaaaaacaaaaatagtttgtaaactaaaagaaagaaaatgaaacgCACACAAGTAATTTTCAAGTTTTACAAACTTTTGAGTCccgatttttttaatgcattatAAAGTGATTTTTGTTCATAATTAcaagaattaattaattttacatcCTTTGTTCGATTTCTTGCGTAACAAAGtgttacaaaaaatattaataataacagaGATAAACGCTaagtttaattattaaatacacaCTAAATAGCGTAACAAAATGTtactacaaaaacaaatctaCTAAGCTTAAATCGAAGCTTCTAAAGCAAAGAGCGCTCTTATTTTGCAACTAAATACAAAGAATTTacagaaattataattaattaaataaattaaagcgTTGCGCAACGTGaagaaaagtaaatgaaaaaaaatactaaggaGGAAGTAACAATcttagaaaagaaaaaacaagaaaaatgcATTCTTTCAGCATTTGTAAAAAAATGagtgaaacaaaaataatcgtttcaaaaaacaaaacgcgcTTTTAGTTAAATTGGTTCTCTCTATAACCAATAAAGTGATTGACTGCAAAAAATGAGTTTGCAGCTCTCTCTGGATGCTCAACAGCTGACAAAAAAACGCTGCTTGTGCAaatgtagttgctgttgcttacGTCGCTGAGCCAACACGTTGCGGAACATGAACACGGCGCCAAACACAACATAGATGGTGGATAGCAGAATGAGCATGGGGAACGAGAAAACAACGTGCGCCGTTTTTAGCTGTGGCTCCATCATGCTGGGCTGCAAAGGTACATAAACACCTGCATTGAAGGAGTGGGGAGTATTAAAGAAAGTCACCATGTGTTGGGTTGTTGGGTTACTCACCATCCTCAGTCTTTGAATCGCAGCGTTCGCCGACGAAGCCATCGGCGCAGACGCAATAATTGAAGCTATCGGAATTCGCCCAGCGATAGCAATTGCCACCATTGAGGCAGAAATCGGTTGCATAATTATCCTTGCACGGAAACTTGAAGCTGATGTCCTCCGAGTTGTTTGGTTTGCTTCCACTATTTGTGCTGCtcatcattgttgttgtttttgttgtcgtcgtgGTCATTGTTGGCACAGCATTAATGAGCTTGACAATGGCGGCTTCGCTGGCCAATAGTGGCGTACTGCTGACATCAGGCGGAGGTTCCCCCGTTGCCAT
This DNA window, taken from Drosophila nasuta strain 15112-1781.00 chromosome 2L, ASM2355853v1, whole genome shotgun sequence, encodes the following:
- the LOC132798789 gene encoding protein gurken, producing MQIQCMPIILKVIFVLSTIVAVTDCCSSRILLLRQHTLEIEEHVVQLVNQMELQQQQQQQQQNDGLLSEPQRDLLLFTNSRQIIQMPTDLHHLEGELASIVTTERESATEIWSTDTDEESTPTTSMSSTTTRSTSTSTSTSTLKTTATTELTSLSKNTMATGEPPPDVSSTPLLASEAAIVKLINAVPTMTTTTTKTTTMMSSTNSGSKPNNSEDISFKFPCKDNYATDFCLNGGNCYRWANSDSFNYCVCADGFVGERCDSKTEDGVYVPLQPSMMEPQLKTAHVVFSFPMLILLSTIYVVFGAVFMFRNVLAQRRKQQQLHLHKQRFFVSC